One window from the genome of Pelobates fuscus isolate aPelFus1 chromosome 13, aPelFus1.pri, whole genome shotgun sequence encodes:
- the ERH gene encoding enhancer of rudimentary homolog: MSHTILLVQPTKRPEGRTYADYESVNECMEGVCKMYEEHLKRMNPNSPSITYDISQLFDFIDDLADLSCLVYRADTQTYQPYNKDWIKEKIYVLLRRQAQQAGK, translated from the exons tctcaCACAATCCTGCTCGTTCAGCCCACCAAGAGGCCAGAAGGAAGAACCTATGCAGACTATGAGTCAGTTAACGAATGTATGGAAG GTGTGTGTAAAATGTATGAAGAGCATTTGAAGAGAATGAATCCCAACAGCCCATCAATCACATACGACATCAGTCAGCTGTTTGATTTCATTGACGACTTGGCAGATCTCAGCTGTCTTGT GTATCGTGCAGACACTCAGACTTATCAGCCCTACAACAAAGACTGGATCAAGGAGAAGATTTATGTGCTACTGCGTCGGCAGGCCCAGCAAGCTGGCAAATAG